A region from the Rhodamnia argentea isolate NSW1041297 chromosome 7, ASM2092103v1, whole genome shotgun sequence genome encodes:
- the LOC115752017 gene encoding NAC domain-containing protein 19-like — translation MADALPIGYRFCPSEEQLFYCLARRVRGDSVFPEFIREFDVYEKEPWEFYDENAEKSLYVFTKLKMKKSRVERTAGLGCWKGVKTTDIKNCHGDVLGHKRHFNFKVKDSSSSDSQNTGKGSWIMHEYSMPNQEIVLCKIIFKKEKSDGKQGKTLVIGMPIKIGENRGLKNSSHFINKIDAPHQDIGMEPSKTMCLGPHVKRQRLYCTGSKEDVLALASRPCLAISTHTMPGAKDSVGGGRRPMEQTFTDNATSNGIANLLASTIMEEDTDDGDGCQWILKAISFD, via the exons ATGGCGGATGCGCTTCCCATCGGATATCGATTTTGTCCGTCCGAGGAACAACTCTTCTATTGCCTAGCGCGCAGGGTGAGAGGGGATTCGGTGTTTCCCGAATTCATCCGCGAGTTCGACGTGTATGAGAAGGAGCCGTGGGAATTCTACGACGAGAACGCGGAGAAAAGCTTGTACGTCTTCACCAAGCTTAAGATGAAGAAGTCTAGAGTGGAAAGAACGGCGGGTTTGGGATGCTGGAAGGGGGTGAAAACCACCGACATCAAAAATTGCCATGGCGATGTCCTTGGTCACAAGAGACACTTCAACTTTAAAGTGAAAGATAGCTCCTCTTCCGATAGCCAAAACACCGGCAAAGGATCTTGGATTATGCACGAGTACTCCATGCCAAACCAAGAA ATTGTTCTGTGCAAAATcatatttaaaaaggaaaaaagcgaTGGAAAACAAGGTAAGACGCTAGTTATCGGCATGCCGATCAAAATCGGAGAAAATCGTGGACTTAAGAATTCTTCCCACTTCATCAACAAAATCGATGCGCCTCACCAAGACATTGGCATGGAACCGTCGAAGACGATGTGTCTCGGTCCTCACGTTAAGCGGCAACGATTGTATTGCACGGGTTCAAAGGAGGACGTCTTGGCTTTGGCATCTCGCCCGTGCTTAGCAATCTCTACACATACCATGCCGGGTGCTAAGGATTCCgtcggcggaggaagaaggccAATGGAGCAAACCTTCACGGACAATGCAACATCCAACGGAATTGCAAATTTACTTGCATCCACAATCATGGAAGAGGATACCGATGATGGTGATGGCTGTCAATGGATACTTAAAGCCATTAGTTTTGATTAG
- the LOC115752040 gene encoding protein RALF-like 22, whose translation MDNTSKRFDVFLTLLAILAFLVTISCASDYADLHQASFFMGRSECPGDWIGECRVLGEETESEGESESERRILAMRQYISYGALRRNSVPCSRRGASYYNCRAGAPSNPYSRGCSRITRCRG comes from the coding sequence ATGGACAATACCTCGAAGCGTTTCGATGTCTTCCTCACCCTACTCGCGATCCTCGCATTCCTCGTGACCATCTCGTGTGCCTCCGACTATGCCGATCTCCACCAGGCGAGCTTCTTCATGGGGAGATCAGAGTGTCCAGGCGACTGGATCGGCGAGTGCAGAGTTCTAGGGGAGGAGACAGAGAGTGAgggcgagagcgagagcgaaaGGCGCATTCTAGCGATGAGGCAGTACATAAGCTACGGGGCGCTGAGGAGGAACTCGGTGCCGTGCTCGCGACGCGGCGCATCGTACTACAACTGCCGGGCTGGAGCTCCGTCGAATCCTTACTCACGGGGATGCAGCCGGATCACTCGTTGCCGGGGCTGA
- the LOC115752057 gene encoding protein MARD1-like yields the protein MLRNRPRAVTGNKQALVADQRSQSTTNPQNNPTSNNKSIFPSFLASRFMHLTIKTALTQPKYVMVAGSPSSPTITHHINPFSHLKFPFWYQHYHQHPRFPEKFHGVDKHPFRELDSTTRAGLALVDTLSNNKARPHQESVVRGSDRLVLPGSRSKLEAPPVQEPAVSPSGSPNFAFLDDLASARRGCLSVSEMELSEDYTCVISHGPNPTATHIFGSSVVEMYCLSSEVKKQTLLGPDSFLSSCYTCKKGIEQDADIYIYRGEKAFCSSDCRYQEILQDEAEIVAEADGVSL from the exons ATGCTGAGGAACAGGCCAAGAGCAGTGACAGGGAATAAGCAAGCATTGGTGGCCGATCAACGGTCTCAGTCCACCACCAACCCTCAGAACAATCCCACCTCTAATAACAAGTCAATCTTCCCATCTTTCTTAGCTTCGAGATTCATGCATTTGACGATCAAGACTGCACTCACCCAGCCCAAATACGTAATGGTTGCCGGTAGTCCTAGCAGCCCGACCATAACCCATCACATCAATCCTTTTTCTCACCTCAAATTCCCATTTTGGTACCAACACTATCACCAACATCCGAGATTCCCAGAGAAATTCCATGGAGTCGACAAACACCCATTTCGGGAACTCGACTCCACCACAAGGGCCGGCCTCGCTCTCGTGGACACACTGTCGAACAACAAAGCACGCCCCCATCAAGAATCTGTCGTCAGAGGAAGTGACAGACTGGTCTTGCCCGGATCAAGATCGAAACTTGAGGCTCCTCCTGTTCAAGAGCCCGCGGTTTCTCCAAGCGGGTCTCCGAATTTCGCGTTTCTCGATGATCTAGCGTCGGCGAGACGAGGGTGTTTGTCTGTGAGCGAGATGGAGCTCTCGGAGGACTACACGTGCGTGATATCTCACGGCCCTAACCCGACGGCCACTCATATTTTTGGTAGCTCTGTAGTGGAGATGTATTGCTTGTCCAGCGAGGTTAAGAAGCAGACACTGCTTGGTCCGGATAGCTTCCTCAGCTCCTGCTACACTTGCAAGAAGGGCATTGAACAGGACGCAGACATTTACATTTACAG GGGCGAGAAAGCTTTCTGTAGCAGTGACTGCCGGTACCAAGAGATTCTGCAAGACGAAGCAGAGATCGTTGCAGAAGCCGATGGCGTCTCTCTCTGA
- the LOC115752067 gene encoding heat shock factor-binding protein, protein MDGHDSEKQSTADMTAFVQNLLQQMQSRFQTMSDSIITKIDEMGTRIDELEQSINDLKNEMGIEGSPSPAPSKQKSAEDSA, encoded by the exons ATG GACGGGCATGACTCAGAAAAGCAGAGCACTGCTGATATGACAGCTTTT GTGCAAAATCTTCTTCAGCAGATG CAATCAAGGTTCCAGACTATGTCAGATTCCATCATTACAAAGA TTGATGAGATGGGCACCCGAATCGATGAACTTGAGCAGAGCATCAACGATCTTAAAAATGAGATGGGGATAGAGGGCTCTCCATCTCCTGCCCCTTCCAAGCAGAAGTCAGCTGAAGATTCAGCTTGA
- the LOC115752016 gene encoding RNA polymerase II C-terminal domain phosphatase-like 4, whose protein sequence is MADLCKSTPISLARPGPSLPRSIASDRAKRRRVECSHPVIHEGRCLLCERAVDDDHSLPFGFLRPSLRLSHEYADRMREASTGAALGFKKLHLILDLDHTLLHAVRLSDLTPEEEERLVAEAERKAEFGPEGRGDIFLDGSETGKGFVIKLRPFVREFLRKADELFVLTVYTMGGRAYSSRVTKLLDPDREYFGDRVITREDCTLRGRKSLDVVLAKETNVLILDDKKTVWPDHAENLIAIEPFYYFSQGTEKRGVQPGFVHDEDEHDSALATALRVLEGIHQRYFDPKLGLEGGDVRTMVRQMQSQVRGTPGDQSSS, encoded by the coding sequence ATGGCCGACCTTTGCAAATCCACCCCCATCTCCTTGGCCCGCCCCGGCCCGTCACTCCCCCGCTCGATCGCGAGCGATCGGGCGAAACGGCGGAGGGTGGAGTGCTCGCATCCCGTGATCCATGAGGGCAGGTGCTTGCTGTGCGAACGCGCCGTCGACGATGATCACAGCCTCCCCTTTGGGTTTCTTCGTCCTTCTTTGAGGCTCAGCCACGAGTACGCCGATCGGATGCGCGAGGCGAGCACCGGGGCCGCGTTAGGGTTTAAGAAGCTCCACTTGATCCTCGACTTGGACCACACCCTCCTCCACGCCGTCCGGCTCTCCGATCTCACCcccgaggaggaggagcggcTCGTGGCCGAGGCCGAGCGGAAAGCCGAATTTGGTCCCGAGGGCCGCGGCGACATCTTCTTGGACGGGTCGGAGACCGGCAAGGGTTTCGTCATCAAGCTGAGGCCGTTCGTGCGGGAGTTCTTGAGAAAGGCTGACGAGTTGTTCGTGCTCACAGTATACACGATGGGTGGCCGTGCGTATTCGTCCAGGGTAACGAAGTTGCTCGACCCCGACCGGGAATACTTCGGCGACCGAGTCATCACGCGGGAGGACTGCACCCTCAGAGGCCGCAAGAGCCTCGACGTGGTCCTGGCCAAAGAAACCAACGTTCTGATCTTGGATGACAAGAAGACCGTGTGGCCGGATCACGCAGAGAACCTGATAGCAATCGAACCGTTTTATTACTTCTCTCAGGGGACGGAGAAGCGGGGCGTGCAGCCCGGCTTCGTTCATGATGAGGACGAGCACGACAGCGCGTTGGCGACGGCTCTTCGGGTTCTCGAGGGAATCCACCAGCGTTACTTCGACCCAAAGCTAGGGCTCGAGGGCGGGGACGTGCGGACGATGGTCCGACAGATGCAGAGCCAAGTCCGCGGTACGCCTGGTGATCAAAGCTCCTCCTGA